The Rhizobium rosettiformans genomic sequence GACGATGAAGACGACAGCGATCCGAGCCAGGAAGTCAGTACGGGATATCTCACCGAACTTTTCATGATGGCCGTTGGCGCACTTTTCCTGTCGCTCAATCTGGCGCCAACAGAGGAAATGATCCTTCTCGCCTACAAGATGACCATCTGGCATGCGCTTGCCCTCATCGCACTGTCGATGATGCTGATGCATGGTTTCGTCTATGCGCTCGCCTTCAAAGGCAGCCATAGTCTTCAGGAGGACACGCCGGTCTGGCACGCCTTTGTGCGCTTCACGATACCCGGCTATGTCGTCGCCCTCGCCGTCAGCCTCTACAGCCTCTGGACCTTCGGCCGACTGGATGACCTCGGCACCACCGAGGCCGTTTTGACGCTGGTCGTCCTCGGCTTCCCCGCAGCGATCGGCGCGGCTGCCGCCAGACTTATCCTTTGAGGAGGCCCGCCATGACCCGTCATGATGTCAGCAAATCTGCCGATCCGATCCGACCACACTGGGTCGAGTGGCTCACCGGACTTGCATCAACCACAATCGTCGTGGCGATGATCGGCTGGATGGCATTCGAAGCAATGACGAACGCAGACCGCCC encodes the following:
- a CDS encoding TIGR02587 family membrane protein — its product is MAEVANETHESARVSRFLVGLARGLAGALLFSIPMLMTMEMWFLGFYMDRERLLLLLVLNLPLLIGLSHRIGFERTATWRESARDAIVAYGMGVVASALILVLLGVIKFGMAPREWVGMVALQAVPASIGALLGRSQLSMQDEEDDEDDSDPSQEVSTGYLTELFMMAVGALFLSLNLAPTEEMILLAYKMTIWHALALIALSMMLMHGFVYALAFKGSHSLQEDTPVWHAFVRFTIPGYVVALAVSLYSLWTFGRLDDLGTTEAVLTLVVLGFPAAIGAAAARLIL